One window from the genome of Maridesulfovibrio ferrireducens encodes:
- a CDS encoding long-chain fatty acid--CoA ligase, translating into MKLNRPWLDHYDPEVPKSLDFNNCPLFDYLDRTAEKWPKRKAIEFQNWSITYEKLKNAAEVMAANLRKNGIKTGDRVALMLPNTPQMIISYWAVLKAGAVVTLTNPLYMETEIIHQINDSGAQIIITLDMLWPKLQKLRDKLPVRKYYITRISDALKFPLKQLYNLKSLKNHNTPKVPYNGSSILKWKTLLEGKETYSAPNIRPLEDTALLQYTGGTTGLSKGCNVTHANLGANIQQFHAMLHKLGQQQEVVLGILPYFHIYGLTVCLNFSTSLGATMVPFPRYVPLDVLKAMHKLKPTLFPGAPSLYISLLQQKELAKFDIASIKYCLSGSSPMPVEAIQQFNSVFGSTIVEGYGLTEASPVTHLNPLDGTKKAGSIGVPLPGTDAAIVDMEVGSLHLPPGKMGELIVRGPQVMKGYYNKPDETAGALRNGWLYTGDIAYMDEEGYFYIVDRKKDMIISSGYNIYPREVDEILYEHPKIQEAVTVGLPHKTRGEVIKVYIVLKEGQSMDRTEVIGYCREKLAGYKVPRKVEFRKELPKTMVGKVLRRALREEEAQKKK; encoded by the coding sequence GTGAAACTTAATCGCCCATGGCTTGATCATTACGACCCTGAAGTACCAAAGAGTCTGGATTTTAATAATTGCCCTCTCTTTGACTATTTGGACAGAACAGCTGAAAAATGGCCTAAACGAAAAGCTATAGAATTTCAAAACTGGTCTATTACTTATGAAAAGCTGAAAAACGCAGCCGAAGTAATGGCGGCCAACCTCCGCAAAAACGGAATCAAAACGGGTGACAGGGTGGCATTAATGCTCCCCAACACCCCGCAGATGATTATATCCTATTGGGCCGTCCTTAAAGCAGGTGCAGTCGTCACATTGACCAATCCTCTTTATATGGAAACCGAAATCATACATCAAATAAATGATTCCGGCGCCCAGATAATTATCACTCTGGATATGCTTTGGCCCAAGCTGCAAAAACTGCGCGACAAATTACCTGTCCGTAAATATTACATCACAAGAATTTCAGACGCTCTAAAATTCCCGCTCAAACAGCTATATAATCTGAAAAGCTTAAAAAATCATAATACGCCTAAAGTTCCATACAACGGTTCATCCATCCTGAAATGGAAAACGTTGCTGGAAGGAAAAGAAACTTACTCCGCACCCAATATTCGTCCATTAGAAGACACTGCCCTGCTTCAATATACAGGGGGTACCACAGGACTGTCTAAAGGGTGTAACGTCACGCACGCAAACCTCGGGGCCAACATACAGCAATTCCACGCAATGCTGCATAAGCTTGGACAACAGCAAGAGGTTGTTCTCGGAATTCTGCCGTATTTCCATATATACGGACTTACTGTCTGTCTTAATTTTTCGACATCCTTAGGGGCTACAATGGTTCCTTTCCCGCGCTATGTGCCGCTGGATGTCCTTAAGGCTATGCACAAATTAAAGCCGACTCTTTTCCCCGGAGCACCTTCCTTATACATTTCTCTGCTCCAGCAAAAAGAATTGGCCAAGTTCGATATAGCTTCAATCAAATATTGCCTTTCCGGATCTTCGCCTATGCCTGTTGAAGCAATTCAACAGTTTAACTCCGTATTCGGTTCAACAATAGTTGAAGGATACGGACTGACAGAAGCTTCCCCGGTGACACATCTCAATCCTCTTGACGGCACGAAAAAAGCAGGATCAATCGGTGTGCCTCTTCCAGGCACCGATGCCGCAATCGTTGATATGGAAGTGGGCAGTCTGCATCTCCCTCCCGGTAAGATGGGTGAACTTATTGTTCGCGGCCCTCAAGTCATGAAAGGGTATTACAATAAACCCGATGAAACTGCCGGAGCCTTACGCAACGGCTGGCTTTACACCGGGGATATCGCCTACATGGACGAGGAAGGATATTTTTATATAGTTGACCGCAAAAAAGATATGATCATATCCAGCGGTTACAATATTTACCCTCGTGAAGTAGATGAAATTTTATATGAACACCCCAAAATTCAAGAAGCAGTAACAGTAGGCTTGCCGCACAAAACCCGCGGCGAAGTCATTAAAGTATATATTGTCCTGAAAGAAGGGCAATCCATGGATCGTACAGAAGTTATTGGCTATTGCCGCGAAAAACTGGCCGGATATAAAGTCCCCAGAAAAGTTGAATTCCGCAAAGAACTACCTAAAACAATGGTAGGAAAAGTATTGAGACGGGCTTTGCGCGAAGAGGAAGCTCAGAAAAAGAAATAA
- the xseB gene encoding exodeoxyribonuclease VII small subunit: protein MKDNKSFEERLERLKIIVAGLERGDLPLEEGVALFKEGQALAKNCADQLQKAANEVKIVGDGLIEDFEAKVENEDMTDDS from the coding sequence ATGAAAGACAACAAAAGTTTTGAAGAAAGACTGGAACGTTTGAAAATAATCGTTGCAGGTCTGGAGCGGGGCGATCTTCCCCTTGAAGAGGGCGTTGCTCTTTTTAAAGAAGGACAGGCTCTTGCGAAAAATTGTGCGGATCAACTCCAGAAAGCCGCTAATGAAGTTAAAATCGTCGGCGATGGATTAATTGAAGATTTTGAAGCTAAAGTTGAAAATGAGGATATGACGGATGACAGTTAA
- a CDS encoding M23 family metallopeptidase, with translation MKNSMRYIKILTLAVTLCLFIASSAFAAVSLAYPQKAGIGEPFMVRVTSNKSLDSVSVKWLGVTVQPEIRKWKGKSVALVMFGTDVLADKAGKKELIIRAVEDGKDRKFSRKIKIFSKKYKVQRLTLPENMVTPPKEELERIRKDRVEVKAAKETQSEKRMWFVPFQRPTKGAQSSPYGARRILNGKPKNPHRGLDFRGAKGTAIYAMEDGKVLLVKNHYYAGNSIYLDHGNGVVTMYFHLSQFDVKEGDMVERGQTIGRIGSTGRVTGPHLHMSVSVQGRLVDPRFVLEKNTDKLLGL, from the coding sequence TTGAAAAATTCCATGCGATATATAAAAATTCTGACACTCGCAGTTACTCTTTGTTTATTTATAGCGTCATCAGCTTTCGCGGCTGTTTCTCTGGCCTATCCCCAAAAAGCGGGAATTGGTGAACCTTTTATGGTCAGAGTTACTTCGAATAAGAGTTTGGATTCAGTTTCTGTAAAGTGGCTCGGCGTAACGGTTCAGCCTGAAATAAGAAAGTGGAAAGGAAAATCTGTTGCTCTTGTAATGTTCGGAACAGATGTTCTTGCTGATAAGGCCGGTAAAAAGGAGTTGATTATACGCGCTGTTGAGGATGGAAAAGATCGCAAGTTCAGCCGTAAAATTAAGATTTTTAGTAAGAAATATAAAGTTCAGCGGCTTACCCTGCCTGAAAATATGGTCACCCCCCCGAAAGAAGAACTTGAACGTATCCGTAAAGACCGGGTAGAAGTTAAAGCTGCTAAAGAAACTCAATCTGAAAAAAGAATGTGGTTTGTTCCATTTCAAAGGCCGACAAAAGGAGCTCAGTCGAGTCCTTACGGAGCCCGGAGAATTTTGAACGGCAAGCCTAAGAATCCTCATCGGGGACTGGATTTCCGGGGAGCCAAGGGAACAGCTATTTATGCAATGGAAGATGGAAAAGTTTTACTGGTTAAAAACCATTACTACGCTGGTAATTCTATCTACCTTGATCACGGAAACGGGGTTGTCACGATGTATTTCCATCTTTCGCAATTCGATGTTAAGGAAGGCGACATGGTTGAGAGAGGCCAGACAATCGGTCGTATAGGATCAACCGGAAGAGTAACCGGACCGCATCTGCATATGAGCGTAAGTGTTCAAGGCCGTCTTGTTGACCCTCGCTTTGTGTTGGAAAAAAATACGGATAAGCTGCTCGGTCTTTAA
- a CDS encoding polyprenyl synthetase family protein encodes MTVKEKLAVHAAEVEKYLSECLKGQGIPYGLLESMDYSLLAGGKRLRPVLVLVWAQMLGAKKEAVMPFAASLEMIHTYSLIHDDLPAMDDDDLRRGKPSNHKKFGEATAILAGDGLLTEAFGFMAKADAPAEVVVEAISLMAHSAGASGMVGGQTVDMEYTGRDGITLDELKVMHAMKTGALILSACKSGAILAKGVGATEEDVRRAEEYGRLIGVAFQIVDDVLDVVGDEASLGKPVGSDEEQGKSTYPSLIGLEESKELARKYVDEAVELLAPYSGAEAELLSELAQYIVDRVY; translated from the coding sequence ATGACAGTTAAAGAAAAACTTGCGGTACATGCTGCAGAAGTTGAAAAATATCTTTCAGAATGTCTTAAGGGGCAAGGCATTCCTTATGGTTTGCTTGAATCAATGGATTACAGCCTTCTTGCCGGCGGAAAGCGGCTTCGTCCCGTGCTGGTACTTGTCTGGGCACAGATGCTCGGAGCCAAGAAAGAAGCGGTTATGCCCTTTGCCGCAAGTCTCGAGATGATTCATACTTATTCATTAATACACGACGATCTTCCCGCAATGGATGACGATGATTTGAGACGCGGCAAGCCTTCCAATCATAAAAAGTTCGGTGAAGCTACCGCAATTCTTGCCGGAGACGGACTGCTGACAGAAGCATTCGGTTTTATGGCAAAAGCTGATGCTCCGGCAGAAGTCGTAGTAGAAGCTATAAGCCTTATGGCCCACTCTGCGGGTGCTAGCGGAATGGTCGGCGGTCAGACTGTAGATATGGAATATACCGGTCGTGATGGCATAACTCTTGACGAGCTCAAAGTTATGCACGCAATGAAAACCGGAGCTTTAATTCTTTCCGCTTGTAAGTCGGGCGCTATTCTGGCTAAAGGGGTGGGGGCGACCGAAGAAGATGTCAGACGCGCGGAAGAGTATGGCCGTTTGATTGGAGTCGCATTTCAGATTGTTGATGATGTCCTTGACGTTGTCGGTGACGAAGCTTCTCTCGGAAAACCTGTGGGAAGTGATGAAGAGCAGGGTAAGTCTACTTATCCCAGTCTGATTGGACTTGAAGAAAGTAAAGAGCTTGCCCGCAAATATGTGGACGAAGCTGTTGAGTTGCTTGCTCCTTATTCCGGCGCAGAAGCGGAGTTGTTATCAGAGCTTGCTCAATATATAGTTGATAGAGTGTATTAA
- the xseA gene encoding exodeoxyribonuclease VII large subunit, protein MKIFSVSDITRAVKDVLEAEFPFIWVKGQVTNLARPASGHIYFTLTDGEAGISVVWFKGNQRDSVGEGPAGSPAEETERINPLTGEVESGGTLKIEDGMEILCAGHMNVYPPRGSYQLIAELIQEQGVGDLRLAFEAMKRKLADKGYFSEDRKMEIPRSPSKVAVVTAPSGAAIMDFLRIAEGRGTGAEIRIYPSLVQGDKAPAQIAKAIDKVCDDGWAEVLVLIRGGGSLEDLWAFNTESVADALFRSNVPVVCGVGHEVDTSIADYVADKRVATPSHAAQELWLRRETLMQGVDELESKLIRSYDNFLKVRKSSLETLRKGLSWLSPSQRIDRLLESFSDEQLRLKRGADLFVERKTSELGALVYRLCCSFDERRFDSLNKELSDLSARLERSGKVFIDNKISEFDNIANSLRMLDPEMPLERGYSLVTVEKSGTFLRSPDEVVDGDGLFVRVKSGEIRAKVAIK, encoded by the coding sequence ATGAAAATATTTTCAGTCAGTGATATCACCCGCGCCGTTAAGGACGTTCTGGAAGCCGAGTTCCCTTTTATATGGGTAAAAGGACAGGTCACTAATCTTGCACGTCCTGCATCCGGCCACATTTATTTTACGCTTACTGATGGTGAGGCTGGGATTTCTGTTGTCTGGTTCAAGGGCAATCAGCGGGACAGTGTAGGTGAAGGTCCGGCTGGGAGTCCTGCCGAGGAAACCGAGAGGATCAATCCTCTGACGGGCGAAGTTGAGTCCGGCGGAACGCTTAAGATTGAGGACGGCATGGAGATTCTCTGCGCCGGACATATGAATGTCTATCCACCTCGGGGATCATATCAGCTTATTGCAGAGCTTATTCAAGAGCAGGGCGTCGGTGATTTAAGATTGGCTTTTGAAGCTATGAAACGCAAGCTCGCTGATAAAGGATATTTTTCTGAAGACCGCAAAATGGAGATTCCGCGTTCTCCGTCAAAAGTTGCGGTGGTAACGGCTCCTTCGGGCGCGGCCATAATGGATTTTCTGCGTATAGCAGAAGGGCGCGGAACCGGTGCTGAGATCAGAATTTATCCTTCTCTGGTTCAGGGAGATAAAGCACCTGCTCAGATTGCTAAAGCTATTGATAAAGTTTGCGATGATGGATGGGCGGAAGTTCTCGTACTCATTCGCGGCGGCGGTTCTCTGGAGGATTTGTGGGCGTTTAATACCGAGTCTGTTGCTGATGCGCTTTTCAGGTCAAATGTTCCCGTTGTCTGCGGAGTCGGGCATGAAGTTGATACGTCCATTGCAGATTATGTTGCTGATAAACGGGTTGCAACTCCCAGTCATGCCGCTCAGGAACTCTGGCTCAGACGCGAAACTCTTATGCAGGGCGTGGATGAGCTGGAAAGCAAGCTGATCCGCAGTTATGATAATTTTTTGAAAGTCCGTAAGTCCAGCCTTGAAACGTTGCGGAAAGGGCTGTCGTGGCTTTCACCTTCGCAGAGAATTGATAGACTTCTTGAATCGTTCAGTGATGAACAGTTGAGACTCAAAAGAGGCGCAGATCTTTTTGTAGAGCGTAAGACTTCGGAACTTGGCGCGTTGGTGTATAGGCTGTGCTGTTCCTTTGATGAAAGGCGTTTTGATAGTCTTAATAAAGAATTATCCGACCTTTCAGCCAGACTTGAGAGAAGCGGAAAAGTTTTTATAGATAATAAAATTTCTGAATTTGACAACATAGCTAATTCCCTGCGAATGCTTGATCCTGAGATGCCGCTCGAACGTGGATATAGCCTTGTTACCGTTGAGAAGAGCGGAACCTTTTTGCGAAGCCCTGATGAAGTTGTGGATGGCGACGGACTTTTTGTTCGAGTGAAGTCTGGAGAAATACGTGCGAAAGTTGCGATCAAATGA
- a CDS encoding proline--tRNA ligase, whose product MRLSRFYIPTLKEDPSDAEVVSHKLLMRAGMIRKVTSGIYNYLPLGLKSLNKVANIVREEMNRAYALEVLMPMVQPGDLWQETGRWDFYGSELLRVKDRHGRDYCLGPTHEEVVTDLVRGEVKSYKQLPINLYQIQTKFRDEIRPRFGLMRGREFVMKDAYSFDKDEAGAEESYRLMFEAYKKIFSRIGLRFRPVQADSGAIGGDFSHEFHVLADTGEDTIAVCLNEKCEYAANLEKAKVNAPADDSASKAECPAIEEIATPGTHTVEEVCAFLEISADKLVKTLLFNVDGEPVAALVRGDREINDVKLRNLMGGNEIDLASEDEVKEWTGAPVGFAGPVGLKVKRIFADHELCASTDWVAGANKGDTHIKHLSLGRDCKIENFADLRVITESDPCPDCGGKIEFTKGIEVGHVFKLGEKYSKAMDATFLDENGKSKPMIMGCYGIGVSRIMASAIEQNNDESGAIFPPAIAPFELCLISLGGKDLAVGEKAEELYGQLMEMGIDVAYDDRKERPGVKFADADLIGYPMQLVLGGKGLKNGIVEAKNRKTGEKIELPLEGFAEAFTAWRAEIWQSWGLTL is encoded by the coding sequence ATGCGTTTAAGCCGTTTTTACATACCAACATTGAAAGAAGATCCTTCCGACGCGGAAGTTGTTTCACATAAACTTCTCATGCGTGCAGGGATGATCCGTAAAGTTACCAGTGGAATTTACAACTATCTGCCTCTCGGACTTAAATCCTTGAACAAAGTTGCAAATATCGTTCGCGAAGAAATGAACCGTGCTTACGCTCTCGAAGTGCTGATGCCTATGGTTCAGCCCGGTGATTTGTGGCAGGAAACAGGCCGTTGGGATTTTTACGGAAGTGAACTCCTCAGAGTGAAAGACCGTCACGGGCGTGACTATTGCCTCGGACCTACGCACGAAGAAGTTGTGACTGACCTAGTTCGTGGCGAAGTTAAATCATACAAACAGCTTCCGATTAATCTGTATCAGATTCAGACCAAATTCCGTGACGAAATCCGTCCCCGTTTCGGCCTGATGCGCGGTCGCGAATTTGTTATGAAAGATGCCTATTCCTTTGATAAGGATGAAGCCGGAGCAGAAGAATCCTATCGCTTGATGTTTGAAGCGTATAAAAAAATATTCTCCCGTATCGGGCTGCGTTTCCGTCCTGTTCAGGCTGATTCCGGTGCTATCGGTGGTGACTTTTCGCATGAATTTCATGTTCTTGCTGATACCGGTGAAGATACAATCGCCGTTTGTTTGAATGAGAAATGCGAGTACGCTGCCAACCTTGAAAAAGCTAAAGTGAATGCTCCGGCAGATGACAGCGCAAGTAAAGCTGAGTGTCCTGCAATTGAAGAAATTGCGACACCCGGTACACATACTGTTGAAGAAGTCTGTGCATTTCTTGAAATTTCTGCTGACAAGCTTGTTAAAACTTTGCTGTTTAACGTTGACGGTGAGCCTGTTGCGGCCCTTGTTCGCGGTGACCGTGAAATTAACGACGTTAAGCTTAGAAATCTTATGGGTGGAAATGAGATTGATCTTGCTTCCGAAGATGAGGTTAAAGAATGGACAGGCGCTCCTGTCGGCTTTGCCGGACCTGTTGGTCTGAAGGTAAAACGTATTTTTGCAGACCATGAACTTTGCGCTTCAACCGACTGGGTTGCCGGTGCAAACAAGGGTGATACTCATATCAAGCATCTCTCTCTTGGTCGCGATTGTAAGATTGAAAATTTTGCAGATCTTCGCGTCATTACCGAAAGTGACCCCTGCCCTGATTGCGGCGGTAAGATTGAGTTCACTAAAGGTATCGAAGTCGGGCATGTTTTCAAGCTCGGTGAGAAGTATTCCAAAGCAATGGATGCTACTTTCCTTGATGAAAATGGCAAGAGTAAACCAATGATCATGGGTTGTTATGGTATAGGGGTTTCCCGTATAATGGCTTCTGCTATTGAGCAGAATAATGATGAGAGCGGAGCTATTTTCCCTCCAGCCATCGCTCCTTTTGAACTTTGCTTGATCTCACTAGGCGGCAAAGACCTAGCCGTTGGCGAAAAAGCCGAAGAACTCTACGGACAGCTCATGGAAATGGGTATCGATGTTGCTTATGATGACCGCAAAGAAAGGCCCGGCGTAAAATTCGCTGATGCTGATCTTATCGGCTATCCAATGCAGCTCGTGCTTGGCGGAAAAGGACTCAAAAACGGAATTGTTGAAGCTAAGAATCGCAAAACCGGCGAAAAAATTGAGCTTCCGCTTGAAGGTTTCGCAGAAGCATTCACCGCATGGCGCGCAGAAATCTGGCAGTCATGGGGACTTACTTTATAG
- the dxs gene encoding 1-deoxy-D-xylulose-5-phosphate synthase, protein MSSSEKSCKCGDYPLLKSIKNPVQIQALGKEEQLQLADELRQCIINTVSKGGGHLAPSLGVIELTIALFKCFDFDTDRIVWDVGHQAYAYKILTGRYENFHTLRHKDGISGFPRMAESPYDHFGVGHSSTSISAVLGMAVANDLDGGDRNCVAVIGDGSMTAGEAFEGLNQAGGMKRKMVVVLNDNEMSISANVGALSSFLSRKLSHPVLTRFKKDFEGLLKQIPKIGDDLAMYAKRGEDSFKSFFTPGMLFEALDFTYLGPIDGHNTEALIEVFEQVKKLDTPVLVHVLTTKGKGYAPAENNPTYFHGVGSFEPETGMAAKFKGGLPSYTEVFGKTLCKLAAKDDKIVAITAAMPEGTGTDCFREIFPDRFVDVGICEQHAVTFAAGLATMGYKPAVAIYSTFYQRAYDQIVHDVCLQNLNVNFFLDRGGLVGADGATHHGVFDMSFMRHIPNIICMAPKDESELARMVATAIDFDGPAAVRYPRGVGIGAVLEKDPSLLEIGEGELLRDGFDGLLITLGSRVWPAVEAVEELDDESGKSVAVFNARFLKPLPEKQILELAARFKRIVIVEENAKAGGFSSAVVELLVDSNAIDGHHIKRLGIPDRFIEHGTQKELREELGIDKNGMKKAMLELLNKE, encoded by the coding sequence ATGAGCAGTTCTGAAAAGTCATGTAAATGCGGGGATTATCCTCTGCTTAAAAGTATAAAGAATCCTGTCCAGATTCAGGCTCTTGGAAAAGAAGAGCAGCTTCAGCTTGCTGATGAATTGAGGCAGTGTATTATAAATACCGTTTCCAAAGGCGGCGGGCATCTTGCTCCTTCGCTTGGAGTTATTGAATTAACCATAGCACTTTTTAAGTGTTTTGATTTTGATACTGATCGTATTGTCTGGGACGTAGGTCATCAGGCTTATGCCTATAAAATCTTGACCGGACGTTATGAGAATTTTCATACGTTGCGCCACAAAGACGGCATCAGCGGTTTTCCGCGTATGGCGGAAAGTCCATATGATCATTTCGGTGTAGGGCATTCAAGTACGTCTATTTCCGCCGTTCTGGGCATGGCTGTTGCCAATGACCTTGATGGCGGAGATCGTAATTGTGTTGCTGTAATCGGTGACGGGTCCATGACTGCGGGAGAGGCTTTCGAAGGTCTTAATCAGGCCGGTGGAATGAAGCGTAAAATGGTTGTCGTTTTAAACGATAACGAGATGTCTATCTCGGCCAACGTGGGTGCTTTGTCTTCGTTCCTCAGTCGTAAGCTGTCTCATCCTGTTCTGACCAGATTCAAAAAAGATTTTGAAGGTCTTCTGAAACAGATTCCTAAGATCGGGGACGATCTTGCTATGTATGCCAAGCGTGGCGAAGACTCTTTTAAAAGTTTCTTCACCCCGGGAATGCTTTTCGAAGCACTTGATTTCACTTATCTGGGACCGATTGACGGGCATAATACCGAGGCCCTTATCGAAGTTTTCGAACAGGTTAAAAAACTTGATACTCCTGTACTTGTTCATGTTTTAACAACCAAAGGTAAGGGGTATGCCCCTGCTGAAAATAATCCTACTTATTTTCATGGGGTTGGAAGTTTCGAGCCTGAAACAGGTATGGCTGCCAAGTTTAAAGGCGGACTCCCTTCATATACTGAAGTTTTCGGTAAGACTCTTTGTAAGCTTGCAGCTAAAGATGATAAAATTGTAGCCATCACTGCTGCAATGCCTGAAGGAACCGGAACAGATTGTTTCAGAGAAATTTTCCCTGACAGATTTGTCGACGTAGGTATTTGTGAGCAGCATGCTGTGACTTTTGCCGCCGGACTTGCAACTATGGGTTACAAGCCTGCTGTTGCGATTTATTCGACATTTTATCAGAGGGCATATGATCAGATAGTGCATGACGTTTGTCTGCAAAATTTGAATGTAAACTTTTTCCTTGATCGCGGTGGATTGGTCGGCGCTGACGGCGCGACTCATCACGGCGTTTTCGATATGTCTTTCATGCGTCATATTCCTAATATTATCTGCATGGCTCCTAAAGATGAATCTGAGCTTGCACGCATGGTTGCAACTGCTATTGATTTTGACGGTCCTGCTGCGGTTCGTTATCCGCGTGGAGTAGGAATCGGCGCTGTACTGGAAAAAGATCCTTCTCTTCTTGAAATAGGCGAAGGAGAACTTCTCCGTGATGGATTTGACGGGTTACTGATTACTCTGGGTTCCAGAGTCTGGCCTGCCGTTGAAGCTGTTGAAGAACTTGACGATGAATCCGGTAAATCCGTAGCAGTCTTCAACGCACGCTTTTTAAAGCCGCTGCCTGAAAAACAGATTCTAGAACTGGCTGCCCGTTTTAAACGGATTGTCATTGTTGAAGAAAATGCTAAAGCCGGTGGATTCAGTTCCGCTGTAGTTGAGTTGCTTGTTGATTCAAACGCAATTGACGGGCATCATATAAAACGGCTTGGTATTCCTGATCGGTTTATTGAGCATGGAACACAGAAAGAACTTCGTGAAGAACTCGGTATAGATAAGAATGGAATGAAAAAGGCAATGCTTGAATTGCTGAACAAAGAGTAG